One part of the Neoarius graeffei isolate fNeoGra1 chromosome 2, fNeoGra1.pri, whole genome shotgun sequence genome encodes these proteins:
- the LOC132878617 gene encoding tripartite motif-containing protein 16-like, translating into MFTLFSLFFSFILDFCYLTLDPNTAHRRLILSEKNRAVRCSEREQRYSDHPERFDYWQQVLCKESMCGRCYWEVEWSRAGVSISVSYKDISRKGRGTECRFGLNNQSWRLWCSSSSLSFWHNNIKTDLRVPSPSRIGVYVDHSAGTLSFYSVSDTMKLLHRVHTTFTQTLYAGFWFDLHSTVRLCDPE; encoded by the coding sequence atgttcacattgttcagtttgtttttctcttttattttagatttctgttatctgactctggatcccaacacggcacatcgtcgcctcattctgtctgagaagaacagagcggtgagatgcagtgagagagagcagcgttactctgatcatccagagagatttgattactggcagcaggtgttgtgtaaggagagtatgtgtggacgctgttactgggaggtggagtggagccgTGCTGGTGTgtccatatcagtctcatataaagacatcagcaggaaaggGCGGGGTACAGAGTGTCGGTTTGGActcaacaatcagtcctggagactgtggtgttcttcttcttctctctcattctggcacaacaacattaagactgatctcagagttccatcaccctccagaataggagtgtatgtggatcacagtgcaggaactctgtccttctacagcgtctctgacacgatgaagctcctccacagagtccacaccacattcactcagactctatacgctgggttctGGTTCGACTTGCAttctacagtgagattgtgtgatccagaataa